The sequence CTACCACCACCCCCCCTTCCTATACACCATGGCCAGTGGTCCCAAGCTCACATTTAACCCCGATCTGATTATGTCGATCGACCCCTGGTTGGAACCAAACCTGCCAGCATTGTCAGAGCGTCGTGGTCACTTTGATCATGTCAAACACGACATTCTGTCCAGCGAGGGTAGCTACGACTCGTTCACCAAGGGATACAAGAGGTTCGGCCTCAATGTTCAAAGTGATAACTCGGTCACCTATACCGAGTGGGCTCCCAATGCGGTCGAGGCCTCCCTCATTGGCGATTTCAGTATGTGTACTCACCTTAGACCAGTATTCATACTGATCGCATGATATCAGATAATTGGGATCGCGGCTCTCACAAAATGACTAAGGATCAGTATGGGGTTTGGAACCTCACCATTCCCAGCAACAATGGAGCTTGTCCGATCCCTCACGATTCAAAAGTTAAAGTATGTATCTAGGTCGATACCCTTCAGTGTATTTTAATTAATTCAACTGTACTAGATTTCCATGGTCCTTCCTCATGGTGAACGTATTGAGCGTTTGCCCGCATGGATTACGCGCGTCACTCAAGACCTTTCTGTCTCACCTATATACGATGCTCGGTTCTGGAATCCTCCTGCCGAGCAAGCATATAAATTCAAACACCCCCGCCCACCAAAAGTTACTTCAGCCCGTATCTACGAGGCCCATGTTGGCATTTCGAGTCCTGAGCCTCGGGTCGCTACCTACAAAGAATTTACCGTCAATACTCTGCCGCGTATCAAGAATTTGGGATACAATGTTATCCAGCTGATGGCAGTCATGGAGCATGCCTACTATGCATGTATGTGCATCTCATCAGCACGCATAATATATACTGATTTTCCTTCTCAGCTTTCGGTTATCAAGTAACCAGCTTCTTCGCTGCTAGCTCACGCTACGGAACACCTGATGAGCTGAAAGAATTAATTGATACCGCTCACTCTATGGGGATCACTGTTCTATTGGATGTAGTACATTCACATGCCTGCAAGAACGTCCTCGATGGAATCAATCAGTTCGACGGAACCGATCACCTGTACTTCCATGGAGGAGGTCGCGGCTATCATGATTTATGGGACAGGTGCGATTATTGATCTGACATGGCACCCTTGTCGTCTGATTCTCTCTAATAGCCGTCTATTCAACTACTCTCATCATGAGGTTCTTCGTTTCTTGCTTTCTAATCTCCGTTTCTGGATGGAAGAGTATCAGTTCGACGGCTTCCGGTATGCTATCTCAATACTATGATTTGACGAAAGTAACTGACACAGTATAGATTCGACGGTGTAACGAGCATGATGTACGTCCACCATGGTATCGGAACCGGTTTCTCTGGTGGATATCATGAGTATTTTGGTCCTGGTGCCGATAACGAGGCGATTGTCTACTTGATGATTGTAAGCAGGCCGCTAAGCATATCTCGTTACACTCTGATTAATGACCTTTGCTGTAGGCCAACGATATGCTCCACCAATTGTACCCTGAGGTTATCACTATCGCAGAAGATGTATCAGGCATGCCTTTACTCTGCGTTCCCATTGAGAAAGGCGGTATGGGTTTCGATTACCGCCTCGCCATGGCTGTCCCCGATATGTGGATCAAGCTTCTCAAAGAAAAGAGTGACGATCAATGGGATGTCAACGACATCGTGCATACTTTGACCAACCGACGATACCGCGAGAAGACTGTCTCGTACGCCGAAAGCCACGATCAAGCACTTGTCGGTGACAAGACTCTTGCATTCTGGTTGATGGATAAGGAAATGTGTGAGTAACCACGCTCAGCGTCGATCGCTACCGGATTTGACACCCTCGTGGATGAAATTAGACGACTTCATGTCTGATCTCACCCCGATGACACCCATCATCGAACGTGGTCTATCACTGCACAAGATGATCCGGTAAGCAAATAAAACGATCGCTCGGATAATCCCGGTCTGAATATGACGATACAGCTTACTCTCACACACGTTGGGTGGTGAAGGGTACTTGAACTTCGAGGGTAACGAATTTGGTCATCCCGAGGTAGGTTCCGTCTCATCATCTGGAACTGCCTCCCAAACTTAAGCCTCGTTTTAGTGGCTTGATTTCCCCCGCGAGGGGAATGGTAATTCGTTCTGGTATGCCCGACGCCAGTTCAACGTTGTCGATGATGCACTCCTCCGCTACAAGTACCTCAACAACTTCGACTCGGCGATGAACCACACCGAGGAAAAGTATGGATGGATTAACTCTGAACCCGTAAGTACAACGTCAACCCTGGATCATGTCAACCCAAAAAGCTAATACAACCTTATTACCCCACAGGCTTACGTCTCGCTCAAGAACCAGGACGACAAGGTCATCGTCTTTGAACGTAATGGCCTCGTGTTCGCATTCAACTTCCACCCCACCCAATCGTTTGCGGATTACCGAATTGGTGTTGAGGTCGAAGGAAGATACCGTCCCGTACTCACTACAGATGAGAAGCGATTTGCGGGACAAGACCGTATCGACTACAACACTGATCACTTTACGACGCCTTTGGGATGGAACAATCGCAGGAACTGGATGCATGTGAGTTAATACATAAGCACAGCAAGTACTGTTGAATTAATTATACACAACCCGAATAGATTTACCTCCCTTCGCGCACCGCTATCGTCTTTGCCAAGCAAGATTAAATTCGCACTCTCGTTTGAATTCGCCAATATATGCACTAGATCCGTTTCGTTGTCATGAATATGCCAAATGCTCTCGCGTTTTTTGTATTGTTTAGTTCAATTCAGTCAATTCATCAATTCTAGACATAGCTAGACTTTGCTAAAGGAGAACTAGGCCCgattgtgtgtggtataccTATATGCGTACCGTGCCAACCATGACATTTGATCACGCGCAATCGCCAACCCTAAGGGGGGCAGTGTGCGCTCGGTATCGAAACCCGACGTTGATAACAAGGTCTAGAGCCTACGGCTTTTGCCTCTCCTCTCCTTATCACCCTCTAACTATCCCAAGGCAAAAAGTACAACAGTGACGTAGATAGAATTCAAATGTGGGTAACTACAACATGGGATGCGAAGATCTAACACATAAGTTATAAGCTACAGATAACAGAAAAGGGTGTATGTGAGAGAAGCAAGGGGAATATCATATGAGTTTTCGGCAACACAAACATCCAGGAGAGGTAGGGACAATAGCATACATAAacaaaagaaagaaaaaaaagggcCGGCCATGAGGGGTTAGGACGGTGTTATCGGCTTGGGGATAATTTTGGGGAACATGTTCAACATGATCGAAGTAGAGCTTCCGCTCGCTCTGCGTCCTGGCGATCGACCTGCGAATTGAAATGAGCCCAGCTAGATGTACAGTATCGCCAGAACATACCAAAAGGTTCGCAGTTTTGTACGTCGATGAGTACAAGTGATTGATCCCATTGTTGTGGAGGGTACTGGAGAAATGGTTCACGAGGCCGTGAGCGTCTAAGCATAGAGCGGCGAATAAGTCTCTCGAAATCACATTTTCACGCGGGAAGTTAAAAAAAATGGGGTGAGCGACTTACCAAGCCCATGTGGAAGATCGATCGTGAGACAGCGCATCGCCGCCTTGACATCTCCAGATGTTAAAGCGATCTCATCCACACCTTCAAGTTCGTGTGCACTTAGCACCATGTGGCGATCTGCAGGAGGGAATAGGGATGCAAGTAAACGGACATCGGCCACAACGCTAGCGCATTCACCCTTGGCGCGGGTGAAGCTGAAGAACGGCTGAGGCGGTGACGCGGAACGCCGAGGTGATCGCAGGGTCGTAGACTGTGATCGGACTGTGCTCGAAGTCGCTTCCGCGCAGGATGAGGTAGAGGCTGCAGGAGAGTGCGAGGCCATCGACGACACCGGCGAAGCAGGGTGCTCTTCGTGGTGCTCTTCGGCATCGTCTGGCGAGCAATGATTATCCAACTCAGCAGGTGTTTCAGACTCTAAATCCGTTTCGTCTCGCGGCTTGCATGCGGATGGAGAGGCCCAGGGTGTGATGATCATATTCGGATAGAGCATGAGTAGGATCATGCGACTGAGCCAACTGTCCGATGCATCCTCGCTCAGACCAATGACGGCAAGGTCAGCAGCGACTGCTTCGACTGCAGGTGGAATCTTGTTCGTGATTCGACCATTGCGCTGTTTTGGCTCATCCCCTTCTCGTTCAGAGTCCGAAGACTCGGTTGAGAGGGAGGAAAGAGGAGAAATGGTTGATGCCAAAGTGTACGCTCCGGGGGGTAGAGAGATAGACTGGAAGGACGAATTGGACGTGCTTCGGTGTCGTTTGGGAGAAGATAAGGCAAATGTGTCGTCAATATTCATGAGCTCGAGGCCGAGTCCAAATCCATGTGTGCCCACATCCCCATCGAGCACGAGCGAACCCCGGACGCTGAGCCTTCTTTCCTCGAATGCAGTTGGGGGGTCAATGATCGGAGGTGATACTGTAGAGGTGAGAGCAACTGCGTCGGTGGAATAGAGGCCAAAGCCGGCGTGCGCCAATAGGGCAATGACAGAAGGCAGAGAAGATGATTTGACCTGATGTGGGGTGTATGAGTAATCGCGACAGGACAGAAGAGTATGGCGTCACAAACCAGAATGAAGTCGCTCATGTAGCTCGACTGATACAGAATGGAGATCCCCGCATGGGCAAGAGCGGCAGATATTTCGCAGACTCGAGTGCCGGCATCACCTATGAAAGACGCACGTTGGTGGAGAGTGTTGTAGagaagtaaatgcgcagttACCAAACTTGTCTTCATCTATTTGAAGTACACTCCATGTCTCTTGAGATATTTCTATGGGAGCACCTGACCTTGCGCCCAATCTGCCTCGGCGTGCCAACGGCCGGAAGTCATCAAGGGTCGTCTGTTCGGCAAAGATAGAAAGTTcgctggtattgagtgtgatATTGAGAAAGGTAGGCCGCTGTCGGAGGAATTGCTTGACCACATAGTGTGTTGTTTCAGGCAGGCGTGAGCGCGGAATGGTACATAGACGGAGTGCTATGTCGAGCACGGTAATAGTGACATCGGGGAGCGATCCAGGTGAGTCCTGGAACGACATGGGAGGTGCTAAGCAGGCGGATAGCAGTTCAGCACGAGAGTGGCGGCTTGATAAGGAAGAGAAAGCAACTCACTCCTTCAGTGGAGGGTATATCGAATGTGGTGGTATAGTGGAAGTGTAAGGAATATTATTTTTATAGCGGCCAGAAAATCAGACGAGTGGGCGGTAGAAAGGGAGGCGAGTCGAATGGTGTGAGTCAAGGGCACCCGCCGGTATATGAGAGTTTGAAAGAGTCCTAAAGCCGGGATGGACCCGATGGCTGAACCGTTCCCCTGGGTCGTTGGAAATTGCCTGGGCCGAGGAAGACATTCATATTACTATCTTCGATCTCTTTCTATACACACGTGCAAAACGCACATTTTGGATATACCCTGCTCGAATTAGTATATCCCACGACAACCTCGCACACTGTGTCTTGAAAATTTTTGACTGGAACCGAGCACGTACAAGTTGGACTGCTGATGGAAAGGGGGATCATCGCTGGTGTGACTAGCGGCTATTCTAGGGTGCACGAAATTGTCCAACCCCTTTTGTTCTGAAATGGGAAGTTGTTCTCGACCACAACTCCCGTTCTCTCTCTCTTACCACGCCGCTCAAAGACGCATTGGGTTCGTACTTGTGCTTCTGTGCCTCCAAGCACGCTACGTATTAATGTAATTTTGGCTAGTCCCCGGCGCTCCACCATCACCAGTTTGGAGACAGGCACCGCGCTGGGAACAGCCGTGTTACACCACGGCCCGCTCAGCAAACATCAGCAGCTGACCGGCTATCGCCCACCGTTTGCTGGATCAT comes from Rhizoctonia solani chromosome 4, complete sequence and encodes:
- a CDS encoding alpha-amylase, whose protein sequence is MASGPKLTFNPDLIMSIDPWLEPNLPALSERRGHFDHVKHDILSSEGSYDSFTKGYKRFGLNVQSDNSVTYTEWAPNAVEASLIGDFNNWDRGSHKMTKDQYGVWNLTIPSNNGACPIPHDSKVKISMVLPHGERIERLPAWITRVTQDLSVSPIYDARFWNPPAEQAYKFKHPRPPKVTSARIYEAHVGISSPEPRVATYKEFTVNTLPRIKNLGYNVIQLMAVMEHAYYASFGYQVTSFFAASSRYGTPDELKELIDTAHSMGITVLLDVVHSHACKNVLDGINQFDGTDHLYFHGGGRGYHDLWDSRLFNYSHHEVLRFLLSNLRFWMEEYQFDGFRFDGVTSMMYVHHGIGTGFSGGYHEYFGPGADNEAIVYLMIANDMLHQLYPEVITIAEDVSGMPLLCVPIEKGGMGFDYRLAMAVPDMWIKLLKEKSDDQWDVNDIVHTLTNRRYREKTVSYAESHDQALVGDKTLAFWLMDKEMYDFMSDLTPMTPIIERGLSLHKMIRLLSHTLGGEGYLNFEGNEFGHPEWLDFPREGNGNSFWYARRQFNVVDDALLRYKYLNNFDSAMNHTEEKYGWINSEPAYVSLKNQDDKVIVFERNGLVFAFNFHPTQSFADYRIGVEVEGRYRPVLTTDEKRFAGQDRIDYNTDHFTTPLGWNNRRNWMHIYLPSRTAIVFAKQD